Part of the Novipirellula artificiosorum genome, ATCGTCGTGATCAGCGGAAACATCACGCGGATATCACCGTGGACGGCTGCCCGTAAGATCGCTCTCAATTGGGGGCGAAACAAATCCAGATTACGAAGTGACAAGCGAATGCTTCGGAGACCGAGGAACGGGTTGTGCTCTTGTTCGACCAACGGCCGATGTCCCATCTTGTCCGCGCCAAGATCGAGCGTTCGGATCACGACCGGACGGCCATCCATTTCACGTACCACTTGGCTGTACGCTTCGTAGTGATCTTCCTCGCTCGGCTCATCGGCACTCGACAAGTACAAGAACTCGGTTCGATACAAACCGATTCCGTCGGCCCCCCGTTCCAAGCAAGCATGTGCTTCTTGTGGGAACTCAATGTTGGCGCTCAATTGGATCCGAAGGCCATCGGACGTTTCGGCCGGCAAATCCTTTAATTCGGCAAGGCGTGCGGTAAGCGATTGACGCTGCTGCAGCCGTAGCTGGTAGTGTTCCAACGTGGCCGCATCGGGATCGATGATCACCCGACCGCGATCGCCATCGACAATGACATGCGCTGCGCTGCCGATCGCGTCAAGAAACGGTCCGATTCCAACGACCGCCGGCAGTTCGAGGCCTTTCGCAACAATGGCCGTGTGGCCGCCGGGACCCCCTGTTTCGGTGCAAAAACCACGCACGTAGCGACGATCCAAGCCGGCCGTTTCGCTCGGGGTGAGCACATGCGAAAGGACGATCACCGGTTCGGTCAAATCCGAAAGCGGTTGCCGAGAAACCGCGCCGAGTTCCAGCAGCAGTTGTTTCTCAATATCGAGCACATCCTCGGCGCGATCGGCAAGCAGCGGATTGTCGAGTCGGCGGAGTGCGGTGGCGTAATTGTTCAGCACGCGGCTGACCGCATACGCGGACGATTGGAAATCCTCCTGGATGCGACGCCCCAGCTCCGCATGCAGTCGCGGGTCGTGCAACATTTGCAACTGGGCTGCAAAGATGTCGCCTGTATTGGCGCCGGCGACAGCCGAAGTTTCAAGCCGGTTCGTTTCCAATCGAGCCGAGACGGCGTCGACCGCAGTCGTGAGGCGCGCGAACTCGCCCGCCGCATCTTCTGCGGCGACCAAGCAACGGGGAATTCGATATCCGTCCGCGTCCAAAACGAGCGCGGGACCGATAGCGACTCCCGGCGATACGGGGATACCTTGTAATTCGATCATCAAAGGATCGGCTTATTCGCCCATTTCCTCGAATCCCGCTTCGAACAAACCCACGATCGCTTGGACCGCGGTTTCTGCATCCGAACCATGCGCTGACACCGACAACTCCGTTCCCGCAGCTGCCCCAAGGGTCAGTAGTGACAGAATGCTTTTGCAATCGACGTGTTCGCCACCCTTGCCGATCTTGATCGTCGATTCGAACTGCTGCGCGAGTCGGACCAACATGTCGGCGGGGCGAGCATGCAATCCCTGGGGATTGCGCACGACGACCGTCGTTGAAAGCGAGGAATCATTATTCATTAGCCAGATACAAACTGGTTGTCGTCGGCTTCTTGAAGCAACTGGCTGATGTCGTCGGCCGTTTTGCTCTGCTTGAGGAACCGGCAGAAATTCTCGTCGCGTAATTGACGCGAAATGTTCTCGAGCGCCCGCAAGTGATCGCCGGGACGTTCCGGTGGGCTAATCAACAGGAAAAACAATTGAACACGCTCGCCGTCGAGGGAATCGAAATCGACCCCTTCGGAACTGACCCCTACCGTGCCAACCAACTTCTGCACGCTGGGGTGCTTGGTGTGAGGGACCGCGACGCCACGACCGATGCCGGTGCTGCCGAGATCTTCACGCTTCATGATGGCCGAAATGATGTCTTCTTGCTGATCGGCTTCAATTTGGCCCGAGTCCAAAAGCGATTGGACCAATTCTCGAATAACCTCTTCCTTCGAAACGGCCTTCAAATCCGCACGAATGGCTTTGGTGTTGATAAAGTCTGCGAACTTCATTGGGATGGGATTCCTTTATGAAATCAAATGGATGAGTTGCATCTGCGAGATCGATGGACCACATCGGTCGAACGTTTCCGGTCGACTCGCTGCAGCCAAGGCTTCTCTCAGTGATTGACGCGAAGGAGCATGCCGAAAGGGTCGCCAAGGACCAAGTGCGACTATTCCTCTTCCGCAGCAACCGAAGGGTCAATGTGTTTGTGTCCTGCGGTCCGATGACCGGTCTTTTTCTCTTTGAGTCGGCGGAGTTGCTGTTCGACTTTCGGAATCGCTAAATCGAGTGCGGCGATCACCGTGCCGGCGGCTGCGGTGGAGAGACAATCGTCGGTCTTCTCCGCCGAAACACGTATTTCCAAGGAAGGCTTGTCCAAATTTTCTAAGTCGACGGTGACTTCGATCGCATTGATTCGGTCGTAAAGACGCCGTAACTTTTCCGCCTTCTCCACGATAAGCTGTTGATCGCCTGGTTGAAGACTGCCGTGACGCGCCGAGACGCTTACCTGCATCTTGATGTCTCTCCGTGATCGGTAGAAATGAACGTGCGGACTCGAAAGAAACGAGGAAAGAACACAGATCCTTTCGCCCGGCCTACTGACGAAGTCCTGAGCACAAACCGTTAGCATACGCGAGAAACGCTCCAAAGAATAGCGATCCTTTTTCCTATTCCTTACAGAACCTGTTCGCAACCTGCCCGAAGATGTGGTCGCATGTATACATCTGCCGTATTTCGTACCCTTGCCCCGGTGACAACATCGCTAAGGGCGTGTTATCTTATCCGCCTAACGATTCACCCAAAACTTCCTCGTAACCCCTTTGGTTCACATGGCCCGAAAGGTCGTCAGTCGAAAAGCGAAAGCAGCGGAGGCGGAGGCTGCGGAAAAGCAGGCTACGGCCAAGAAAAGAGCGACAAAGAAGAGAGCGTCGACTCGAAAGACGAAGAAGAAGGCGGCGGAAGATGTCCGTCTGAAACTCTATTGGGGGGTGTTTAGCCAGAACCTCAAACGCGTCGCTGTTTTCGAGTTTGATCAGAAGAAGGAAGCGGAGAAACGTGCGACCGAATTGAGCAAAGGGGGCAAGTCGCCTCACTTTATTCAGAAGGTCAAAGAAGAGATCAAACTCGAAGGCGAATAGTCGTTTAGCGGAGCGAATTTGACTCAATCATCTGGCGGCTCGCCCTCGGTGGATCGCCGCTCGCCCTCGGTACAGCGCCGTGTGCCTGCGGAATGGGAGCCACAGCAAGCCATTTGGCTTTCATGGCCCCATAACAAAGAGACTTGGCCAGGCTTCTACAAATCCCTGCCTGCCTTCTATGCGGCCTGGGCCGAGACGCTTTCTCAGAGCACCGACGTGCGAATGCT contains:
- the ptsP gene encoding phosphoenolpyruvate--protein phosphotransferase, translated to MIELQGIPVSPGVAIGPALVLDADGYRIPRCLVAAEDAAGEFARLTTAVDAVSARLETNRLETSAVAGANTGDIFAAQLQMLHDPRLHAELGRRIQEDFQSSAYAVSRVLNNYATALRRLDNPLLADRAEDVLDIEKQLLLELGAVSRQPLSDLTEPVIVLSHVLTPSETAGLDRRYVRGFCTETGGPGGHTAIVAKGLELPAVVGIGPFLDAIGSAAHVIVDGDRGRVIIDPDAATLEHYQLRLQQRQSLTARLAELKDLPAETSDGLRIQLSANIEFPQEAHACLERGADGIGLYRTEFLYLSSADEPSEEDHYEAYSQVVREMDGRPVVIRTLDLGADKMGHRPLVEQEHNPFLGLRSIRLSLRNLDLFRPQLRAILRAAVHGDIRVMFPLITTIVELRQARMLLNVVAEDLSESGIPYRSDIPVGMMVEVPAAVVMLDHFVREVDFFSIGTNDLAQYTLAVDRSNEYVADLYQSCDPAVLRLIARSIEVADANDTPIAVCGEMSSNPARALLLIGLGVRNLSVPPSTLHRVKKAIRSVTMEQCQQIAERVMKFQTARDVDLYLLDRLGDLVPELVLK
- a CDS encoding HPF/RaiA family ribosome-associated protein; translated protein: MQVSVSARHGSLQPGDQQLIVEKAEKLRRLYDRINAIEVTVDLENLDKPSLEIRVSAEKTDDCLSTAAAGTVIAALDLAIPKVEQQLRRLKEKKTGHRTAGHKHIDPSVAAEEE
- a CDS encoding PTS sugar transporter subunit IIA; this translates as MKFADFINTKAIRADLKAVSKEEVIRELVQSLLDSGQIEADQQEDIISAIMKREDLGSTGIGRGVAVPHTKHPSVQKLVGTVGVSSEGVDFDSLDGERVQLFFLLISPPERPGDHLRALENISRQLRDENFCRFLKQSKTADDISQLLQEADDNQFVSG
- a CDS encoding HPr family phosphocarrier protein, with the translated sequence MNNDSSLSTTVVVRNPQGLHARPADMLVRLAQQFESTIKIGKGGEHVDCKSILSLLTLGAAAGTELSVSAHGSDAETAVQAIVGLFEAGFEEMGE